The genome window AAAGTCCCGTTGCCCGAGATCATTCCTGAAGCCACAGCCTCTTCGATGTACTTGGTCTCTTTCCCTGTAAGGAAGGGCTTGTTGAAAGGAATCTGCATGCTAGACCTTGGTGCTGAGACTGTTCTTATCAAGTCGATCGGCCGGACGTGCTGAATACACCTCCCCTGCTCGGGTGTCCTTCTTGATGACTGCTCCCCCACCTATGATGCACTTCTCTGCCACCGTGATGTTGTCCCTGAGTGTACAATTGATGCCGAGGAAGCAATTATCCTTGACAACGATACGACCTGATACAGAAGCCCCTGGGGCTAGAAAACAATGGTCCCCGATAGTGCTATGGTGCGCCACCACAGCGTTGGACCAGAGAACTGTGTTCTTTCCGATGACAGCTTCGGGTTCTATAGTCACTCCATCGAAAACGAAAGAACCCTCACCAACGCTATCCTCAGACCATACATTGGCCCGAGAAGAGATAAAAGTGAATGCTTCATAGCCTTTGACCACAGCTTCATTGAACAAGCGCTCTCGAATTGTATTGACCTGATTGGGCCCTATCCCCGCGATGACAATATGATCTCCGGTCGGATAGTGCTCTTCCAGATCCTCGAATGGAACTACCGGTAGACCTTGAAAATCATCGCTGGACAAGAAATCACGTTCTACTGTAAAAGCCACCACCTCCACTTCTCCATCCCGTGAGATATAGCGAAGGGCCATTTCTGCATAGTCACCGGTGCCTATGATGATCAATTTCTTCATCCTTTGGATTTACGGATCATCAGGGTGAATTCGTAGAGCTCGTAGTCATGGTCTATGACCCAATCCCTACCACAGTTATCAATGAGAAACCGGGTGAGCTCATTGAGATCCGGATAGTAGAGTCGCTCATAGGTATAGTCCACATAGGGTGACATCAGATTGATGATTACGGCCTTTCTGGCCAGTTGGTGCATCTTCAATATCGAGGACTTAACATAGGAGGCCCATGCTTCCATGTCTGTACCAATGCTGGCATTGAAGGTGCCTGAAGCGATCACATAGTCATGCGCTTCTGTGAAGTCATCGATGGGACCAAGGTAGACCTGGACCTCAGGATGGGTGGCCTTTACATGTTCGGTCATCTCTGGCACGATATCCAGACCGGTATAGGCTATCTCCTTTCCCAAGGACTTGCAATAGGCATAGTATGATCCTGCACCGCAACCTACATCCAAGACAGAAGGAGATACGTCCAGATCGATGTAGCGATTTATCACTTCGAACCGCAGTTCTTGGCTTTCTTCATCTTTCCAGTCCACTCCTTTGGCAGTGAAGCCGCTCTCAGAAAGCTTCTCTTGATAGTATCCGATGATACGTTCCTCATTGGGTATTCTCTCGGCACTCATAGCTCTTGTTTGATGACTGTGAGCGGGCGTTGCTTGATTTCGATGAACATCTTACTGATATACATTCCCACTACTCCAAGACATAAGATGATCACCCCACTCAAGAACCAGATAGAGAGGATCAGACTGGGCCATCCACCCAAGTACTCTTTGAGAAATAAAGCACTGGTGAGGTAGTACAGACTGATGATGAAACTGATACTGCTCATTAATATCCCTAGATAGAAGACGTAAACCAAGAGTCTGTGAGTAGATGAGGTTATGGCATCGATCATCAGGCTGAGTCGTTTCCTGAAGGAATAATTGCTCTCTCCACGTGAACCCTTTTCAACTTCCACCGAACGCTGATCGAAGCCGACCAAAGCAAATACTCCACCCAAGAAGAGAGACCTTTCTTGGAATTCTGACAATGCATCCACATAGGGTCGGGATACCAGTCGGGCCATGAGTATGTTCTTCTCTATGGGAACATCGGCCAGTTTGTTGAAGGCCCAATAGAAAAAGGAACCGAATATCCGTTCGCCCCATCCTCCTTTACGTGCTGATTGGACTCCATAGACTGCATCCACATTCTCCGAATCCATGTGCTCGTAGAAGGTGGCCAATAATTCCGGTGGTTCTTCGAGATCACAATCGATGATGAATACCCTGTCTCCAGAGGACTTCCTGATACCCGTCATGATCGCTTTATGATGTCCGAAGTTCCGTGACAGTTCAATGATGCGGATGCGTGGGTCATCGGCCTTGAGCGATTGTAAAAGAGCTATAGAATCATCGGTGATACCATCAATGACATAGATGAATTCGGCCTCCTCTATTGCGAGACGATCCAGCACTTCACACGTGCGGCTGTGGAATTCTCGGAGGAATCCTTGTGAACGATACACACTGGTGACAATGCTGACCTTCACTGCTGCGCTGATCGTTTAATGAAGTTTCTTGAATTCCCTCCCTCATGGAACATAAGGTCTAAGATACTGAGTCCATGTTCAAAATGCGTCCCTGCTTGGGAATACTCTGGATATCCTTCATAATCCATCCATTCGACCTCGATGCCTTGCTTTTGAAATCTAGGTACATCTATATAGGTCCTTGCAGATGGGCCAGAGAGATAGATGTCTGCATTCAGTTTATCACATAGGTCCAGTATGCGTT of Flavobacteriales bacterium contains these proteins:
- a CDS encoding acetyltransferase; this encodes MKKLIIIGTGDYAEMALRYISRDGEVEVVAFTVERDFLSSDDFQGLPVVPFEDLEEHYPTGDHIVIAGIGPNQVNTIRERLFNEAVVKGYEAFTFISSRANVWSEDSVGEGSFVFDGVTIEPEAVIGKNTVLWSNAVVAHHSTIGDHCFLAPGASVSGRIVVKDNCFLGINCTLRDNITVAEKCIIGGGAVIKKDTRAGEVYSARPADRLDKNSLSTKV
- a CDS encoding class I SAM-dependent methyltransferase, translated to MSAERIPNEERIIGYYQEKLSESGFTAKGVDWKDEESQELRFEVINRYIDLDVSPSVLDVGCGAGSYYAYCKSLGKEIAYTGLDIVPEMTEHVKATHPEVQVYLGPIDDFTEAHDYVIASGTFNASIGTDMEAWASYVKSSILKMHQLARKAVIINLMSPYVDYTYERLYYPDLNELTRFLIDNCGRDWVIDHDYELYEFTLMIRKSKG
- a CDS encoding glycosyltransferase family 2 protein, whose amino-acid sequence is MKVSIVTSVYRSQGFLREFHSRTCEVLDRLAIEEAEFIYVIDGITDDSIALLQSLKADDPRIRIIELSRNFGHHKAIMTGIRKSSGDRVFIIDCDLEEPPELLATFYEHMDSENVDAVYGVQSARKGGWGERIFGSFFYWAFNKLADVPIEKNILMARLVSRPYVDALSEFQERSLFLGGVFALVGFDQRSVEVEKGSRGESNYSFRKRLSLMIDAITSSTHRLLVYVFYLGILMSSISFIISLYYLTSALFLKEYLGGWPSLILSIWFLSGVIILCLGVVGMYISKMFIEIKQRPLTVIKQEL